ccgccgccatcacccaccggccccgccgccgccaccggAACTTCCGGCCGGCCGCGGgagcgccccctggcggcgcGCGCGGGGAACGGCCCCGCACGGCCCCTCAGGGGCACGCGAGGCGCCGGTGTCGGGCCCTGGCGGGCGGTTATGGCCCTTCATGGGACTTTGTGGTTCTTCATGGGCCTTCAGGGGCGTTTATGGTCCCCCACGGCCCCTCAGGGTCCCGCGAGGGGCTGGTGTCGGTCCCTCATGGGACTTTATGGTTCATGGTCCCTCACGGGCATTTATGGCCCTTCGTGGTCCCTCATGGGCGTTTATGGCCCTTCATGatccctcacagcccctcagggACCCGCGAGGTGCCAGTGTCGGTCCTTCACGGGCGTTAATGGCCCTTCATGGGACTTTGTGGTTCTTCATGGTCCTTCACGGGAGGTTATGGCCCTTCATGGAACTTTATGGCTCTTTGGTCCCCCACGGGCGTTTATGGTTCTTCATGGTCCCTCACGGGTGTTTATGGTCCCTTACAGCCCTTCATGGTCCCACAAGGGGCCGGTCTTGGTCCCTCATGGGTGTTTATGGCCCTTCATGGGACTTTATGGTTCTTCATGGTCACTCACAGGCAGTTATGGCCCTTCATGGGACTTTAGGGCCCTTCATAGGACTTCATGGTTCTTCATGGTCCCTCACGGCCCCTCAGGGTCTCGCAAGGGGCCGGTCTCAGTCCCTCATGGGACTTAATGGTTCATGGTCCCTCACGGGCCTTTATGGCCCTTCATGGTCCCTCACAGTCCCCTGTGATGCTGtgaaggattctgtgattctctgaagGATCCTGTGATGCTGTTCCAGTGagctgtccctgttcctgcagggatcACGGAAGACACACAGCCACCTCTCCCACACCTTGTCTGCACCAGGGCGGGTCTGGTGGCCGCTGTCCAGGCGCAGCCACACCTGTCctctccctcacctggctgctgtTTGTCCTCCCTGCCTCGGCACAGGACCCCACCATCCTGGCACAGCATGAAAGGGCCTAATCAGCTGGCATGAGGGAGGGATGTCAAAGCCAATCCCAAACTTCAAagagctttttgcttttgtacCTACCTCAGCCAGAACACAGGAGATTTATTCACCAGCTGCTTTGAGTATTTCAGAGCAGAACAAGGGTCTGTCAGAGATTTATTCACCAGCTGCTTGTAGTATTTCAGAGCAGAACAAGGGTCTGTCAGAGATTTATTCACCAGCTGCTTGTATTTCAGTGCAGAACAAGGGTCTGTCTCTGGTTCAGGTACGCCCCACTGTGTCAAACCCAACTACCATGAAAGGTTAACATGGGTTAGAGTTTCTTCCTGAAAATTAAGAATAAAGTTCCCTTCTCAGGAAAGAGAAACCTATGGAGGAGAAATTAAATGAAGTAAACAGTTCGGTAAACAGACTGAGACTTTATTGAAGACATTTCAGAAGTTTATGTACAAAACAACATTCCCACCCCCATATCAGGCTGTTAGTCACCCACTGGGAACAAAGCAAGTGCCTGGTGCACACTGGCAACCTGGGGACGCTCAGAGTTTGCCACGGAATTCACAGAAGGTAACAAATCCCCTTGGTTTAGAGCTGGGCAATTTCAGCCTTGGCTCACTTAGGAACAAAGGGAATCAAAGGagttgggtggttttttttttctggagttaACTGAGCCTGCTGGAATCTGACAGCCTCCACTGGCCTTACTCTTAGGTCAGGTCATTTAATTCTGCAAAGAGCCAGAAGCCCACTTTGGTTTTGGAAGtggaaaggaagcagcagcccctggattTAACCTGCAGGTTTGGATCCATTTCAGAGGGCTCCAGGAGATGCCCATCTCCGAGAGCACAGCAGTGTTTGCAGctagagcagagcagcagcaatgccaagGGAAAGACTCAGCCCCTCTGCTTCCCAAACACACCCACAGGGAGGCTGAGTGTCAATGGCTATTTCAACAAGCGTGTAAAAAGCCCTTAGAGACAGACAGGAGTGGTTAAATTGTGACTGAGGAGCTGTTCCTGTGGAGTTCTGTGCTCTTCTACCACGGCAGAGTTTCCCCTTGCCAGTCCAGGAAAgaaccattttctttttcaccgAGACGTTCCAGAACAGAGAGAATACCTGGGATGGCCTCCTGCACCTGCATGGGAGCCTGGAATGAATCAAGCTTAGGTCATTACTGGGAATTTCCTGCTGAATATAATTAAATACATTTCAGGAGGCTCTAGAATGGAGGGAGATGTGTTTTTGTCAGAGAGAAAGCTCGATAAGCTTTCCCGTGAATTggtctgagggagctggagagaaagaattaaaacaatccCCACGTGGTGTTTTGTAATAAGCTGTATTCCTCATAAAGTTGTTCACAAAAGAGTCTTTTCTTAGCACCCTTTCTGTAGCAAACTGGAGTATAAAAAGGAATTCTTAATAAAgttatcagccttctgagaatgCATGGAGTGTGTCACTCATTTATCTGTGTCATCTCTGACTCAGCGGTGACATTTTGGTGTGTCACAGCCCACAGAGGGGTGTGTGCAGCCAGGGGGCTGGGACAGCaagggtgtcacagacatattttatgaaaaatccttttactAGGACCTTTTCTCCAGAAACGAAATGTATACAAtcattatctgctgctgtgggatgcaacaggtgcatctttgattggttttaggtagttgtttttaattaatggccaatcacagtccagctatggtcagtcacaagattttgttatcattcctttctattcctttcaagccttctgatgaaatcctttcttctattcctttagtatagttttaatgtatcattttcttttgatataatataaatcataaaataataactcagccttctgaaacatggagtcaacattctcatctcttccctcatcctgagacccctgtgaacaccccCACACAAGGGACCCCAGTGTGACATTTCCACACTGGCACTCACCATGTTCCCACCCATGTCTGTCTGAAGCCAGCCTGGGTGCAAGGAGATGCAGAGAATTCCGTCTGATTTCAGGTCTGCAGCCAGACACCGGGTGATCATGTTCAGGGCAGTCTGCAGGGGTGGAAACGCCCATTAATTAATGTGTGATTAATGAGCCTGGAGCaccaccccagcccagctgctgggcacaTCCCTTCCACAgcaaggggcaggaggaggctctCAGGACTCATCCAGGCTTTCTGGGAACTCTGAAAGCTCTGCCACCACAAACTCACTGCCCAAAAACGAAACCAAGTTGTAAGGGAACATAAAGTAGCATTTGAAAtcctcaggagctgggaggagaatAATATTGACATAAGGACTGTGTTTTTCTGCACTAACCACTACGCAAACATTCATTTACTTCTGAACAGGGAAAACAAGCGTTTAACAGCTTCTGAGTAGGTGGTGTAGGAGAAGCTGTATGTGTGATCCTGACTATCTGTACAAACTCAATCCCTGGATGtgagaaaactgaaaatccCACCTGTCACTGACTGACATCACCACAGAGGTCAGCACACCTTTTGCTGAgtttcctgctctctctctgggATGGGAGAGGAACACAGCTGATGGAGCCCACACTCGATGGCATCAGCTCCTCCCTGAGTGCCAAACCCCTCGGAGTGGATCTGTACCAGAGCAGGGATTTAGGAGCCTGTTCTCTCACACTCCATGGCATCAGCTCTTCCCTGAATCCCTTGGGAATGGATCTGTATCAGAGCAGGGATTTAGGAGCCTGTTCTCCAGGAGTTGCTCCAGGTgcagcatcccacagctcccattTCCACCCAGGTGGAGAACAAGAACATTTTTGTGCCCACAGAGGTGCTGCACCCCTTGCTAAGGCCAGCATGGCTCCACCTGCCCTCAGCCACGgaacacagcccagggcagcctgtagctgtgatattttttatgaaaaatccctttgctaggatttttctctcAGAAGCTAAGAGGCCTctggaacaaaatgtaaacaatggttatctgctgctgtggaatgcaataggtacatctttgattggtcccatgtgtttgcttttaattaatggccaatcacagtctgGCTGTCTTGGACTatctggtcagtcacaagattttattatcattcctttctattcctttcttGAATAGAAtaattcctttctattcctttcatccttctgatgaaatcctttcttctattcttttagtatagttttagtatacttttaatacaaaatatatcataattgtattatataatatatactttaaaaataatatatatcatcattaatataatatatatcaatttacttttaatataatatatatcataaaataataaatcagccttgtgaaacatggagtcaaaattctcatctcttccctcatcctgggacccctgtgaacaccaccacactcATGCAATAAACAAGTGATGTATTCATGCACCCCAGCACCCACAAACCTTTGCTATCCTGTAGGGATAGACCTTGAGGAACATCTCGTTGGCCTGGACGAGCTGCATggaggcagccagggaggaCATGTTGATgatggcagctctgtggcagcccatgccagtgcccagctgcgctgccttcctcagcagcgGGAGGAACGCCTGTGAAAAGCAGAGTTTGCTTCATTTGGTGATTGGGATTGGAGCTGG
This Ammospiza nelsoni isolate bAmmNel1 chromosome 22, bAmmNel1.pri, whole genome shotgun sequence DNA region includes the following protein-coding sequences:
- the LOC132082984 gene encoding C-signal-like encodes the protein MAQPRCRSVLITGCSRGIGLGLVRGLAAASPSPDLVFATCRYPEKAQELQQLSKQYSNIKLLQLDVVCESSIKKVVKEVEEIVGDKGLNCLINNAGINVLASLEEVTAETMLTIYETNTVAQLMVTKAFLPLLRKAAQLGTGMGCHRAAIINMSSLAASMQLVQANEMFLKVYPYRIAKTALNMITRCLAADLKSDGILCISLHPGWLQTDMGGNMAPMQVQEAIPGILSVLERLGEKENGSFLDWQGETLPW